CGGGGACCTGCCGGCGAAAGAGGCGACGCAGGAAAAGATAATGCACTACGCTACCGGAGGAGAATGATGAAGATATCATTTATGCAGAATATTCGTAAGTACACGATGCTTATAGCGCTTATAGGGATATGGCTGATCTTTTCGATCATGACCCAGGGCGTATTTATAAGCCCGCGCAATCTTTCGAACCTCTTCTTACAGACGGCGGCAGTCGCCATTATCACGATCGGGATGACGCTCGTTATCGTGACACGGAATATCGACCTGTCGGTAGGTTCCGTTGCCGCGCTCGCCGGAGCCGTAGCCGCGTACCTTAACGTAAGGATGGGCCTTCCCGCCTGGACGGCAATTACGGCGGCGCTGGTCACCGGCCTGGCGATAGGCGCATGGCACGGTTTCTGGATAGCGTATCGGCTTGTGCCGGCATTTATAGTCACACTGGCCAGCATGATGATATTTCGCGGGGCCGTTCTCGGCATAACAGGCGGAGCGACGATAGCTCCTCTTTCCGCGGGCTTTAAAGGAATAGGCCAGAACTACATATCGCCTCATATAAGCGTATGGATTGGACTTGCGGTAATTTGCCTGTATGTCATCATCGGCTTCTTTAAGCGGGGAAGAAGAGCAAAAGTCGGTTTTTCGGTGCAGAAATTTCCGTTCTTCGCGGTCAAGACGGCGGCCGTATGCGCGGCGATCGTCGCGTTCTTCATGATCCTTGTCGAGAATAGAGGCATTCCGTACGCGGTGATACTTGTAATGGCCCTGGCAGCGTTATTTAATTTCATGTCCCGCCAGACGGTATTCGGCCGTCATCTCTATGCCATCGGAGGCAATCCCGACGCCGCTTCGCTCTCCGGTATCAATATACAGAAGAGGGTTATGATGCTGTATGTTATATTCGGCGCGCTCACCGCGGTCGGAGGGATGGTCCTTACGGCGCGGTTGAATGCCGCGACGACATCCGCCGGACAAGGGATGGAGCTAGATGTAATAGCGGCCGCGGTTATAGGAGGCACAAGTCTCATGGGCGGAGAGGGGACCATATGGGGTTCGGTGATCGGCGCGCTCATAATGGCGAGCCTCGACAACGGTATGAGCCTGATGGATACCAATATCACTTATCAGTATATAATTAAGGGTATGATACTCCTCTTGGCGGTATGGGTCGATATAGCTACAAGAAAGAAAACGTGAAGATCTCATTTCTCGGTACGAACGGATGGTATGATACGGCGACAGGCAATACATCATGTGTCCTGGCCGAGACAGACGCGCATTATATAATCTTCGATGCCGGTTCCGGGTTCCAGAAGGCGAGGGATATCATTACATCGGATAAGCCGGTATTCCTCTTTATAAGCCATCTGCACCTCGACCATCTGTTTGGCCTCCATACTTTGCCGCTATTCCGGATTGCGCAAGGCATCGATATATACGCCCCCCGAAATGCCGTTAAGCTTTTGCACGGATTCCTGAAGAGGCCTTTCACATCACCGCCGTTTCTCCTGAATACGAAATTGCGTTTTCATGCCCTGGAAGGAAGAGAGCGCTTTCCCTTCGATTTTGAGATGAGAAAACTGCGGCATGCCGTGCCTTGTTACGGCTATAGGATAGGCTTTCGAGGCAGGACAATCGCCTACTGCACGGATACCGGCGAGTGCCGGAACCTGGGTCGCCTTGCTTCCGAAGCGGACCTGTTGATTACCGAATGCGCGATGGCGCCGGGCGACAAATCGCGGAACTTGTTTCATCTGACACCCGAGGCCGCCGCGAAGGCCGCGTTAAACGCTTCGGCAAAAAAATTGGCGCTCTTCCATTTTGATCCGGGTAAATATCCAGCGTTCGAGAATAGAAAAAAAGCCGAAGACTCCGCAAAGAAGATATTCCCCGGCACGATTGCCGCTAATGACGGCACCGAAATTACCATATGATCAATAAGGAAAAGTTATGAAGAAGGTATTGATTGGCATATCGGTTATCCTGATCGTCGCGTTAGCCGGAATAGGAATATTCGTAGCGACGTTTGATATCGCTCCTTATAAAGGATTTATTATATCCCGGCTTGAGCGGATGACTGGCAATAAGGTAGAGATAGGCCGTCTTTCCCTGAAATGGAAGAACGGCATCCTCTTAGGGGTCGAGGATTTCAAGATGTATACGAAACCCGTAGGAAACCGGACGGCCTCATTGACATTTGATAGCGCCAATGCCCTGGTGGAGCCGGCGGCCCTCCTGATGCGCAGGGTGCCGATCTCTTCGTTAGATATATATAATGGAACGATCCGGTTTCAGGATATGGCGACGGAACCCGCATCGGATATCACTATTCGCAAGATCGAGGCTAAAATCAATAATATCTCCGACGCGGGAGCGATGCGTTTTACCGTTAAGATGGCCCCCGTAAGCGCTGACCAGAATATGCTGCTCTCAGGCACCGCAGGCGGCTTTGTTTCAGGCTCGCCATTTATAAGAGATTGCGATATAAAGGCCGATTTGGCCGCAATCGATCATAACGAACTTGAAAAGGCATTTCCGGTCCTGCAAAAACTGGGGCTCGCACCAGGCCTCGCCGGCGAGCTGGCAGTTAAGATCAGGGAACTCGAATTTTCGAAAGGTAAGATTTCGAAACTTTCCGCGGATATATCGCTTTCCCGCGGAAAGATAGTTATAGTGTCGTTAAAAGCGCCTGTGGATAATATAAATTTGTCGGTTTCCGCCGAAGGTAACAGCGCCACCGTAAATTCTTTCTCCGCGGAGCTCGCCGAAGGCTCTTTAACCCTGAGCGGGAAATCCGACGATATCTTCGTTTTGCCGAAAACAACTTTCCGGGCGGCCGTAGAAGTGCGGGGCGTAAAATCTTTCATATCTAAGGTATTGGCGCGGAAGCAGAACATGGACGGCAATATGCGCCTTACGTTCGACGGCTCCATGTCGGGCCTCTCATGGCCGGATATCTCGAAGACGCTCTCCGGAGGCGGTGAGTTCTATCTGGATAGAGGCGTTGTGATGAATACCAACATTCTGAACCAGACGCTCGGCTCGCTTACACTATTTCCCGGCCTGAGCGATATGGCCAGGGGGTATGTGCCCGAGCCGATCCAGCAGGCTTTTGCGAATAACGACACTGTGATCGAACCGCTTCGCCAGTCATATACGATAGAAGAAGGTTACGTGATGATGCCGAATTTAGACCTACGGACTGATACGTTTGATTTGCGCGGCGAGGCGAAATCCTCGCTGACCGGGGATATTTCAGGCAGCGGTGTGATACGATTTGCGCAGGATGTCTCAGCCGCTATGCTAAAAGCGGCGCCGGAGATGAAATATATAACGGACAGCCAGGGCATAGTCGAATTCCCGCTATCCTTCAAGATCGGCGAAAACGGTTTTAAAGCGATCCCGGACATGAAATACATAGGCACAAAGGTCGCTGTGCAGAAGGCAGGGGATGCTGTAGCCGGTTTTATTCAAAAGGCATCCGAGAGCTCCGCGGATCCAGGATCCGCCGGCATCTCCTCAGGCAAATTTCCGAAATTGAAAGACCTGATCAAGGGCCTTAAAGATCAATAATGGAGGGATCATGAGGTCAAAGCTGATTTTTATTATATTATGCGCGGCCCTCTCGATCCTGCCGCAGACTTCGATATTTGCCGCCGCGTCCAAATCGGCCGAAGTGCCCGATATAAAGCGCTTGAAGGCAATTCTCCCGGAATTTGAAACGTATGCCAGGAAAAGCATGGCCGAATGGAAGGTGCCCGGCATGGCCATAGCGATAGTGAAGGGTAAAGATGTTATTTATGAGAAGGCATTTGGCGTAAAGACGCTCGGTTCAAAGGACCCCGTCACTACCGATACTGTCTTTCAGATCGGCTCCACGTCCAAAGCGTTTACCGCTTTGCTGGTCGGGATGCTTGTTGATGAAGGGAAGATCGGATGGGACGACCCGGTAATGAACCATCTTAGCGGTTTTGTCATGTACGACCCATGGGTCACGAGGCAGTTTACCGTTACCGATCTTATGGCCCAGCGAAGCGGCATGCCCGAACATGCCGGCGATACCGTGGCCACCCTGGGGTTCGACCGCTCTCATGTAATCGACATGATCAGATTTGTAAAACCCGTTACAAGCTTTCGTTCGGCATACGCCTATCAAAACGGCCTGTTTCTCGTGGCAGCCGAGCTCGTCAGGAAAGAGACGGGGAAGAGCTGGGAGGATAATGTAAAAGAACGTATTTTTGAGCCGCTGGGAATGAAGTCCAGTTCGACGGATATGTCATCGCTCAAAAATGGCAAAAATGTCGCTTCTCTTCATCACCTGGCCGGAGATAAGATAGTCATGCTTCCGATGGACTGGAAATATATGGACTGGGTCTATACCGATGCTCCGGCCGGAGGCATAAATTCAAACGTGAAGGATATCGCGAAGTGGATCTCACTTCAGATGAATGGCGGTTCATTCGGTTCGAAGCAGCTGATAAAGGCGGATAGCATAAAGTATATGCAGACGCCGAAGACGATAATCCCTTCTGAAAATGGAAGCCCCCGTCAATATTATTGTCAGGGATGGGTCTACCGCGAATATAATCCGTATCCGATCATATGGCATAACGGCGGGACGAGCGGCGCGAAGACGATGATCGCATTTGTTCCTAAAGCGAAGATAGGCATAGTCGTGCTGTCGAACCTGGACGAGACGTCATTGCCTGAGTCACTTGCGTCGCGTTTCTTCGATATGTATTTCGGCGCCCGCAAGCGCGACTGGAGTAAGGAGGAGCTTAAGAGAGCTTCCAAATCTCTGGAAGATGAGAGGGCCGCTCTTCCGAAGCCGCCTGCTAAAGAGACGCCGGCATTACCGGCCGAAAGATACACAGGAAGCTATTCAAATGACATATACGGCACGGTCGCTGTTTCACAGAAAGACGGAGCCCTGATCGTGACCGCCGGGCCAAAGAAGACGCATATGGCCTTATCGCATTTTGACCGCGATACTTTTACCGCGTCGTGGAATGTCTATATCGCGCCGGAGTACGCCGGCCTGGTAAGGTTTGATATAGGACCGGATGGGTTCGCGGAATCCCTTACAGTGCAGGCGTTCGACGCCGACGGCTGCGGAGTGTTCCGAAAAATAGCCGGTAAATAAGAGCGGGGGAAAAGCAATTCCGTATGCTGCAGGACGCTCACATACATCTGCAAGATTGCCCGGAAGAGGCAATTAAGATATCCGCCGGAGCCGCCGGCCACGGGGTGGGCCGTTTTTTCTGCAATGGCACTTACCCTCGGGATTGGCCCGAAGTTATGAAGCTGGCCGGTTCCCACAGTAACATCATCCCTTTTTTCGGTGTGCATCCATGGCATATCGATAAGACGGTCGAGGGGTGGGATAAGGCGCTTATCGAGTATCTCGCTTTGCCCGGATCGCGCATAGGGGAGATAGGCCTCGACGGCGCTAAGGTAGATGTAAGCTTAGTCAGGCAGCGCGAAATCTTTACGCGGCAGCTGGACATAGCGGTTGAATTTAAAAAACCGTTCACCGTACACTGCGTACAGGCATGGGACGCTCTTTTGGAAGAGATCAGGATGCGGAAGGATAAAAAGCTCCTTTTTATGGTCCACTGGTTTTCCGGTTCGCCCGAGATAGCGGTCGAACTTATTAAGCTCGGCGGGTACATCTCATTTTCTCCGCGGCTTCTTTATGAGAGGGCCCTGAAACACCGCGCATCCTTTGACGTAACGCCGGTCGACAGAATTTTACTTGAGACCGATTATCCATATACTCCGGATTCCGGGTCCGCGGATAAGCCGGATGTGTCAAAATATTTTGAGTGGCTGCGCTCGCTGTATGGCATGGCCGCCCGGCTCAAAAAGCTGGATGAGGTAACATTCGAGCAAAAGGTATGGGATAATGGGACAGTTTTTTTGCATTGAGCTCCTTCTCGGCAAAGACAAGCTCCAGAAACTACATAATAGCTCCGTAACGGTCATAGGCATCGGTGCCGTCGGCAGCTACTGTGTCGAAGCATTGGCTCGCGCCGGGGTAGGGGCCTTAAGGCTGGTGGATTTCGATAAGGTAAAAGCGAGTAACCTGAACCGCCATCTGCTGGCGCTTAAGTCCACTATCGGCAGGCCAAAAGTAGAGCTCGCCAGGGAGAGGGTGCTTGCGATCAATCCCGCGTGTAAAGTGGAATCGCTGGAGGTTTTTGCCGACGATAAGACGATAGACTCGATACTCGATAACAGGCCGGATATCGTGATAGATGCCATAGATTCGCTGGGCCCGAAATCGCAGGTGCTTAAAACCTGCCATATGAAGAATATACCCGTCATCTCGTCAATGGGCGCGGCAACGAGAGTGGATCCTTTAGCGATCAGGATAGCGGATCTTCGTGATACGACACACTGCCCTTTGGCAAAACGCCTGAGAATTAAATTAAAGAGAGAGAATATCACGAGCGGAATAACCTGCGTCTATTCGGCGGAGACGAGGAACCTATCGGCCATCGGCGGTGAAAACGCTCTCGGGGAAGATGATTACGCGAGAGGGCGGAAGCGGTCAAAGCTCGGCAGCCTTCCTACGATAACCGGCATATTCGGCCTCGTCATCGCCCATAAGGCCATAGAGACGCTGTGCGGCGGATTCAAAGGAAAAGGAAATTAACATAAGGGGAGTAAGATGAAGAAAATATTCAGCATTATCGCAGCGGTCTTGGGCCTGGTTTTTGCCGGCATGTCGTATGCGCAAGGTAATATCAAAGCAGATAATGTAATCGATATCACAGAATCTAAAGTCAGTTATGATATTAAGACGGCCGAAGGAGAGGACCTTGTTGTCACGGCAGATTACGCTTCGGGTTCGGCGAGCCCCGAAATCGAAAATATGGATATATTCCCCCGGAATTCTATAAATGAAGGAATCAAGGCGTTTACGGTCACCACAAAAGAAGGCGTTCCTATCGAGATCCAGTACGCATATAGCGGCGGTGAGCGCGTCGGAGTAAAGATCTCCACGAAACCGTCCCATCCGTCTTCTGATTCGGAGTATGCTCAAGTCCTGTCGGTCGAAAGCAAGGGCGGATATATTATTAAGTTTATGTTTGTCTGGCAGGGTAAGGACTTAAAGGAAGTCAGGGTAGAGCCTCTAGTCAATCCATTTGCCGCATGAAGGCTACGATATCTCCCGGCGTATACGGTAGATCTTCTTCAAGGACTCCAGAAATATTACCACTACGAGCGCGATCATTATTATCGAGAGCGCCGCGTTCATGTTTCCCTGAAAGTTATGCTTGGGCAGGTAATTATCGATGACATTCATAATCCCGGCAACGATCGTTGTCACGAACATGAATATCGCCGGAACGAATGTTATGAGGCCGTAGTACCATCTCTTAGAGTGTTTCAATATATATACCGTCCCGACCGATAGCGCCAGCGTCGCCAGGAGCTGGTTCGCCACTCCGAACATCGGCCAGATAGTAGTGATATCTCCATTATAGACCAGGTAACCCCAGAGAAAGCTGATTATCCCGCCGCTTAAAATTATCGTCCACAGCCTCCGGCTGTTCCATCTGGGACTCGCGGTCTTTATCAGTTCATCGACGATATAACGCGCCACGCGCGTTCCGGTGTCAACTGTAGTCAGTATAAAGAGCGCTTCGAACATTATAGCGAAGTGATACCAGTATCCCATAAGGTGCTTCATGCCGGGTATCGATGAAAGTATCAGCGACATCCCCGCGGCGAGTGACACCGCCCCTCCGGTGCGCCCCGACAGGACCTCGCCCGTCATCTGCTCTATCTGCGGGAGCTGTGAAATACTGAGCCCCATTTTATGGAATACATCTACGGGCACATTGATGGCAAAATAATCGGCCGGTATCAGTACGGTGGCGGCGATGAGCGCCATTAACGAAACGACCGCTTCCGTGAGCATCGCCCCGAACCCGATCATGCGGATGTCGGACTCCTTGTTGATCATCTTCGGGGTGGTGCCTGAGGCTACGAGAGAATGAAATCCGCTGATCGCGCCGCAGGCTACTGTAATGCATACGAACGGCCATACTTTTCCCGGTATCACGGGCCCGCCTCCGTGGATGTAAGGGGTTATCGCCGGCATACGAAGCTGAGGGTTGACTATGAAGATGCCGAGCGCCAGAAGCAAGATCGTGCCGATCTTCATGTATGAGCTTAAATAATCCCTCGGGCAGAGAAGCAGCCATACCGGCAATATGGACGCTATCAATCCGTAAATAGGCAGCATTATAGAAAGCGCCGGTTTTGAGAACAGGAAGAAATGGCCGAATCCCGACCTGGCCAGAGGCTCCCCTAAAACTACGCCGAGGATCACGAGCGTCACGCCGATCAGAGAGGCCTCTATGACTTTGCCGGGCCTGAGCCTGTACATATATAACGCGACGAAGAATGCTACGGGGATCGTCATGGCTATGGCGAATGTGGCCCATGCGCTCTCGTTAAGCGCGTTTACCACGACTAGCGCCAGGCCTGCGAGAGCCGTGATTATAATGAAGAGTATCGCGAATCCGGTAACAAACCCCGCGGTTTTACTGACGTATTTGCGCGCGAGGCGGGTGAGCGAAAGCCCCTTGGTCCGCACCGAAGCGAAGAGTATGACCGTGTCGTGGACGGCGCCGCCGAGTACGGCGCCTATCAATATCCAGAGAAACCCCGGCAGGAAACCGAACTGCGCCGCCAGGACCGGCCCGACCAGGGGACCGGCGCCCGAGATGGCGGCGAAATGGTGGCCGAAGAGCACGAACCTGTTTGTGGGATGATAGTCGCGGCCGTCTTTGAATGTGTGAGCGGGTGTTTTCGCCTCGTCATTTGCGACGAGCACCTTGGCCATAAGGAACTTCGCGTAGAAACGGTATGCCAGGGCGAATACCAGTAGCGCGATAATGAGAAGTGTCAGGGCGTGCATAATTATATTACGATAATTTAAAAGGCTTTCAATGTCAAGGGCAGATTTTTCGGTCGCAGTGCACAAGCAGGGTGCTGTTACCCATGAATTTTTTAGGGGTCCTGCCGCTCTTTCGCCTTTTTTCCTATTCGAGGCTGTGTCCGACTCTTGCGCGTAGAACTAGTCGATCGTGACAAGCCCCACTACGTACCGCCTCTTATTCGAAAAAAGGCTGGAAAGAGCGTCACCCCTAAAAAATTCCTGCTCATGCGTCCTGCTAGGTAAGGCCGAAAAATCTCCCGGTGGGGTGAGTAGAGAGTGAGATTGGAACAGGAACCCATATAACCAGGTCTAGGCAGAGGTTGCTATGGCATCGCTATAAGCCCCTGGTAGACCGGAAGGGCAAAAGATGATACAATATGCGGACAATAGAGAAGGATGGGATTTCCTTGAAGACTATTAAGATGATATCTGTAATCTGTATTGCGATGGCGCTTGCCGCGGGACCTGCGGTATCGGAACAGGATACCGCGAAAGAGCCGCGGTTTGATTACAATAATATGAGACAGGACGAGCTGATGCAGATTATGAATGTCCTGGAAACCCAGGCCGGCACCCTGAAAAAGAACCAGGCGAAATATAAACGCGGCGTCAATCCGGAATATGAAGAGATCCAGAGTAAGATAGAGGAGCTTGAGGGAGAGCGCGAGGCGGCATACAAGAAACTGTCCGAAAGATGGCAGGAGGGCGATTTAGCGTCAGGCAAGCCCCGTAAAGATAATGCGGAGGGGTCAGCAGCCCGATGAATCTTACAAGTCTTATAATGAAGGGCCTGACCTCCAGGGCAAAAGCGTTTGAGAAAGCCACTACGGATCCTATTAAAGCCCAGGAGCGGGTGCTATTGAAATACCTTTCCCGCAATATGCGCACCGAGTATGCCTCCAAATATAATTTCTCCGCGATAAAATCAATAGAGGATTTTCGCGCGCGCCTTCCCTTAAGCGATTACGCGGCTATAAAACCGTATATAGACAGGATGAAGAAAGGCGCGAGCGGCGTCCTGACCGCGGATAAGGTAAACTTCTTCGGCATCACCAGCGGCTCCACCGGAGAACCGAAATTTATACCGGTCACGAAGTATTCACAGGCCCGTAAATCCGACCTGATGAATATATGGGCATACTATCTGACTAAAGACCATCCGAAAATATTCGATGGCAGGATACTCGGCATTATAAGCCCGGAGATAAAAAATCATACCGATGCAGGCATTCCCTACGGTCCGGAGGACGGCCATGCTTATAATAATCTACCGGAGGTTATAAAGCGCCTTTACGTATTGCCCTATGAGCTGTTCTATATCGATAGCTACGACGCGCGCTACTACTGCATCCTGCGCATCGCGATCGAACATAACATCACCACTATAGCGACATTAAATCCAAGCACGCTTACCCTTCTTTGCCAAAAGATACCGGCGCTGCAGAACGGCATAATCGATGATATTGAACGCGGTACGCTGGATGAAGGTCTGGAGATCGCTCCCGATATCCGCCGGGCGATAGAGGGCTCCCTTAAACCTAACCCCCGCAGGGCAAGCGAGCTTAAGGCGCTTCTGAATAAACAAGGGAAGCTCCTGCCCAAAGATTTTTGGCCACATCTCGATCTTATTGAGTGCTGGAAGGGCGGGACAGTGAAGGGCTACCTCTCCAGACTTCCTGATTATTTCGGAAACGTGGCCGTACGTGATTTTGGCTGTCTTTCCACTGAAGCGCGGAGCTCGGTGCCGATGAGCGACTCCGGCGCCGGCGGAGCGCTCGCGGTGCAGACCAACTTCTATGAATTTATTCCCAGGGAGGACCTGGATAAAGCTCAGAAGAGGGTATTGCTGTGCGATGAACTGGAGACAGGAAGAGAGTATCTGCTTATAGTTACCACCGCGGGGGGCCTTTATCGCTATAATATCGATGATATCGTATGCGTTAAGGGTTTCTTCAATAAGACGCCGATAATAGAGTTCATACAGAAAGGCCACAATGTCGTATCGATAACCGGAGAGAAAGTGTACGAATCCCATATAGAGGAAGCAGTGACCGGTTCGGTGGCGAAACATAAGACCGCGATACGGTCTTTTTCCGCTTCGGCAGTTACGGGAGAGATACCGCGCTATGTCTTCCTGATCGAGTTCGAAGGGACGCCGTCTCAAGGCGAGAAACGCGCGCTTCTCGTCTCTATCGAAAAGACCCTCCGCTTTCAAAATAGCGAATATGACGACCTGAGAAAGCAGCAGCTCATCGCTTTCCCGTCCCTTAGGGTTATCAGCCCGGGAGAGTTTGAGCGTTACAGGATGACACGGGTAAGAGATGGGGCGCACGATACACAGTTCAAGATGCCCAGGCTTGTCCTTTCCGGCGGATTTCTGGAAAATTTCGTTATGACTGAAGAGATCTTTGCCTTGCCCGGGGAGGAGTAGAGACAGGCTTTTTTCCATTGACAGATATACCGGGCACGGTTACAATTGTTATTAAACACGCGGAATTTATAAAGCAAATTCATAAAAAGGGAGGTGATTTAGATGAAGAAGTTCATGATGGTTGCCGTGGCGCTTGTATTAGCGGCATCTATATGTTATGCCATGGAAGGCGATAAGCCAAAGGCTACCGAACCGGTAGGTGCTGTGGTAGAGACGGGGGGCGTCATGGTCGGCAAGATAACGTCTGTTGTCGAGAAGAGCCTTGGCGGCGGAAAGACTGCTAATTCCCTTGTATTGGCCGAGGATAACGGCACTACTAAGATAATACCGATGGATAATACGGTGAAGTGTCTTGATAGCGCATTTAACGTCCTTACCCTGAACCAGCTTAAAGGTAAAAAGGTGGCAGTTGAAGTTTCAAAAGAGGGCGGAAAAGCCACAAAAGTTCAAGAGCTGAAGTAGCTCTCAATAAATAGGGACACGGCCGCTTTGTAATAAGAAGGCGTGTCCCTATTTACTAACCAGACAAAATATGAAAATAGCCGCTAAAATTAATCTCTCTTTCCTTGCGACAATCATCATCCTCATCACTATTACCACCCTTGTTTTTTATACGACATCCAAAAATAGTCTCAGAAACGAGATAATCGCGCGTTTGGAGGTGACGGCGAAATCGAGAGAGAACCATATAAAGACCTATATCAAGATGGTCAGGATGTCGGTCCTGGAATTCTCCCAGAGCGCTATACTGGAAGTTTTCCTGGAGACCGCTAAGGATGATCCGAAGAGAAGCGAAGCTTTTGAACGGGCGATGACGAGGCTTAAGAGGACGAAAGAGGCCAACCCCTCCATACATGAGTTTATGGTCCTGGATACGTCCGGAAATGTGGTTGTCTCCAGCGACCGGATGAGCATAGGCAAAAATAGAAGCGCGGAGGACTACTTCACCGAAGGCCGGCAAGGCGTTTATTTTAAAGACGCCTATTACTCCGAGAATTACTCTATGCCTCTATTTGGCGTATCCGCGCCTATAACGGATTCCGACACAGGAGAGCTGCGCGGGGTGCTCATCGCGAAGGTCAAATTAGATGAACTAAATAAAATAACCACGGATGCGACCGGCATGGGCAAGACCGGCGAAATATATATTGTGAATAAAGACGGTTATATGGTCACCCCCTCCCGTTTTAAGAAAGACACATTCTTAAAATTGAAAGTCGATACCGAAAATTTCAGGCTGTGCGCTCTTCACGCGGGCAACGAAGAGATATGCGCGCCGGTGAGCGCCTTCAGGAACTATATGGGAGAGATGACACTGGGATTACACGACTTTATACCCGAAACGAAATGGTCGCTTCTTACGGAGATCGGCACCGGAGAGATCTTCGCGCCGCTTGGGAGAATATTACTTATATGCGCGGCGATACTGTTTTTTACACCCATAGCGGCCTGGTTGATAGGCACGGCCGTTGCCGGGGCTATTAC
This window of the Candidatus Omnitrophota bacterium genome carries:
- a CDS encoding GH3 auxin-responsive promoter family protein — translated: MNLTSLIMKGLTSRAKAFEKATTDPIKAQERVLLKYLSRNMRTEYASKYNFSAIKSIEDFRARLPLSDYAAIKPYIDRMKKGASGVLTADKVNFFGITSGSTGEPKFIPVTKYSQARKSDLMNIWAYYLTKDHPKIFDGRILGIISPEIKNHTDAGIPYGPEDGHAYNNLPEVIKRLYVLPYELFYIDSYDARYYCILRIAIEHNITTIATLNPSTLTLLCQKIPALQNGIIDDIERGTLDEGLEIAPDIRRAIEGSLKPNPRRASELKALLNKQGKLLPKDFWPHLDLIECWKGGTVKGYLSRLPDYFGNVAVRDFGCLSTEARSSVPMSDSGAGGALAVQTNFYEFIPREDLDKAQKRVLLCDELETGREYLLIVTTAGGLYRYNIDDIVCVKGFFNKTPIIEFIQKGHNVVSITGEKVYESHIEEAVTGSVAKHKTAIRSFSASAVTGEIPRYVFLIEFEGTPSQGEKRALLVSIEKTLRFQNSEYDDLRKQQLIAFPSLRVISPGEFERYRMTRVRDGAHDTQFKMPRLVLSGGFLENFVMTEEIFALPGEE
- a CDS encoding ribonuclease Z → MKISFLGTNGWYDTATGNTSCVLAETDAHYIIFDAGSGFQKARDIITSDKPVFLFISHLHLDHLFGLHTLPLFRIAQGIDIYAPRNAVKLLHGFLKRPFTSPPFLLNTKLRFHALEGRERFPFDFEMRKLRHAVPCYGYRIGFRGRTIAYCTDTGECRNLGRLASEADLLITECAMAPGDKSRNLFHLTPEAAAKAALNASAKKLALFHFDPGKYPAFENRKKAEDSAKKIFPGTIAANDGTEITI
- a CDS encoding serine hydrolase translates to MRSKLIFIILCAALSILPQTSIFAAASKSAEVPDIKRLKAILPEFETYARKSMAEWKVPGMAIAIVKGKDVIYEKAFGVKTLGSKDPVTTDTVFQIGSTSKAFTALLVGMLVDEGKIGWDDPVMNHLSGFVMYDPWVTRQFTVTDLMAQRSGMPEHAGDTVATLGFDRSHVIDMIRFVKPVTSFRSAYAYQNGLFLVAAELVRKETGKSWEDNVKERIFEPLGMKSSSTDMSSLKNGKNVASLHHLAGDKIVMLPMDWKYMDWVYTDAPAGGINSNVKDIAKWISLQMNGGSFGSKQLIKADSIKYMQTPKTIIPSENGSPRQYYCQGWVYREYNPYPIIWHNGGTSGAKTMIAFVPKAKIGIVVLSNLDETSLPESLASRFFDMYFGARKRDWSKEELKRASKSLEDERAALPKPPAKETPALPAERYTGSYSNDIYGTVAVSQKDGALIVTAGPKKTHMALSHFDRDTFTASWNVYIAPEYAGLVRFDIGPDGFAESLTVQAFDADGCGVFRKIAGK
- a CDS encoding carbon starvation protein A; this translates as MHALTLLIIALLVFALAYRFYAKFLMAKVLVANDEAKTPAHTFKDGRDYHPTNRFVLFGHHFAAISGAGPLVGPVLAAQFGFLPGFLWILIGAVLGGAVHDTVILFASVRTKGLSLTRLARKYVSKTAGFVTGFAILFIIITALAGLALVVVNALNESAWATFAIAMTIPVAFFVALYMYRLRPGKVIEASLIGVTLVILGVVLGEPLARSGFGHFFLFSKPALSIMLPIYGLIASILPVWLLLCPRDYLSSYMKIGTILLLALGIFIVNPQLRMPAITPYIHGGGPVIPGKVWPFVCITVACGAISGFHSLVASGTTPKMINKESDIRMIGFGAMLTEAVVSLMALIAATVLIPADYFAINVPVDVFHKMGLSISQLPQIEQMTGEVLSGRTGGAVSLAAGMSLILSSIPGMKHLMGYWYHFAIMFEALFILTTVDTGTRVARYIVDELIKTASPRWNSRRLWTIILSGGIISFLWGYLVYNGDITTIWPMFGVANQLLATLALSVGTVYILKHSKRWYYGLITFVPAIFMFVTTIVAGIMNVIDNYLPKHNFQGNMNAALSIIMIALVVVIFLESLKKIYRIRREIS
- a CDS encoding tRNA threonylcarbamoyladenosine dehydratase, with the protein product MGQFFCIELLLGKDKLQKLHNSSVTVIGIGAVGSYCVEALARAGVGALRLVDFDKVKASNLNRHLLALKSTIGRPKVELARERVLAINPACKVESLEVFADDKTIDSILDNRPDIVIDAIDSLGPKSQVLKTCHMKNIPVISSMGAATRVDPLAIRIADLRDTTHCPLAKRLRIKLKRENITSGITCVYSAETRNLSAIGGENALGEDDYARGRKRSKLGSLPTITGIFGLVIAHKAIETLCGGFKGKGN
- the gguB gene encoding sugar ABC transporter permease, whose translation is MMKISFMQNIRKYTMLIALIGIWLIFSIMTQGVFISPRNLSNLFLQTAAVAIITIGMTLVIVTRNIDLSVGSVAALAGAVAAYLNVRMGLPAWTAITAALVTGLAIGAWHGFWIAYRLVPAFIVTLASMMIFRGAVLGITGGATIAPLSAGFKGIGQNYISPHISVWIGLAVICLYVIIGFFKRGRRAKVGFSVQKFPFFAVKTAAVCAAIVAFFMILVENRGIPYAVILVMALAALFNFMSRQTVFGRHLYAIGGNPDAASLSGINIQKRVMMLYVIFGALTAVGGMVLTARLNAATTSAGQGMELDVIAAAVIGGTSLMGGEGTIWGSVIGALIMASLDNGMSLMDTNITYQYIIKGMILLLAVWVDIATRKKT
- a CDS encoding TatD family hydrolase — translated: MLQDAHIHLQDCPEEAIKISAGAAGHGVGRFFCNGTYPRDWPEVMKLAGSHSNIIPFFGVHPWHIDKTVEGWDKALIEYLALPGSRIGEIGLDGAKVDVSLVRQREIFTRQLDIAVEFKKPFTVHCVQAWDALLEEIRMRKDKKLLFMVHWFSGSPEIAVELIKLGGYISFSPRLLYERALKHRASFDVTPVDRILLETDYPYTPDSGSADKPDVSKYFEWLRSLYGMAARLKKLDEVTFEQKVWDNGTVFLH